Below is a window of Candidatus Annandia pinicola DNA.
TATTAATAAACATATAATAAAAAAATATAAAAATAATATTTATATTATAATTTAAAATATTTATATATTTAAAAAAAAATTTAAAATATCTTTAATATAAATTATTTTTTTTTCATTACTAATTCTATTTATATATTCAATTTTTTTTTTTTTTATATTATAATTATTTATTATTATAATATAAGGTATACCTATCAATTTAATATCTTTTATCATAACCATAGGACTTTCTTTTCTATCATCAAATATAACTTCTAATTTATATTTTTTTAATAAAATATATAATAATTTTGATATTTTTTTTACTTTAGAATAATTATGCATATTTATAGGTATTATAGCAATTTTAAATGGTGATATAGAAATTGGCCATATAATTCCATCTTTGTCATAGTTTTGTTCGATAATAGCAGATATTATACGTGTAACACCTATACCGTAACAACCCATAATTAAATTTTCTTTTTTTCCTAATTTATTTTGAAAATTACTTTTCATTATTTTAGAATATTTATTGCCTAACATAAATATATGTCCTATTTCTATACTATTTTTTATATAAATAATTTCTTTATTATCCAAATGTATATCTCCTTCAACTACATTTCTAATATTTTTAAAAATAGGTAAAGGTAAATCTCTTTTCCAATTAATGCCTATTAAAAATTTATTTTTAATATTAGAACCAGATATAAAGTCATTAATTTTTAAAAGAGTAAAATCTGCTATAATAGGTATTTTTAATCCTAAGGGTCCTAAAAATATTGATTTAACACCTAAATAATTATATATTTCTTCATCATTTAAAATATATAATGGTGAAAATATACTATTAATTTTTTCTGTTTTTATTATATTTAAACTATGATCACTTCTTATTAATATTGCTATTAAAGGTTTTTTTTTTTTAGAACCTTTAACAATAAAAATTTTTATTATTTTTTTAATTGATACATTAATTTTATAAGATAATTCATTAATATTTTTAATATTATTAGTATATATATATGAAATATTTGTAAAAGGTAAACTATATTTATTTATATTTCTTATAGAATCAGTTAATTCAATACTAGAAACATAATTTGAAGGTTTTGTTATAACAATTTTATTATCACCATTTTTTGAAAAAGCTTGAAATTCATGAGATATATTACCACCTATATTTCCTGTGCTTGCTTTAGTTTTAGTAAATTTCAAACCAATAAAATTAAATATTTTTTTATAAGTTTTATGCATTAAATAATATGTACTTTTTAAAGATTTATAATTATTATGAAAAGAATAACTATCTTTCATAATAAATTCTCTTAATCTTATAGTTCCTGATTTAGGTCTTATTTCATCTCTAAATTTTGTTTGGATTTGATATAAATGTATTGGTAATGATTTATAAGATTTAATTTCATTTTTAATTAAATGAGTAATTGTTTCTTCATTTGTAGGACTTAATATAAAAGATCTATTATTTCTATCTTTAAATTTTATTAATTCATCACCATAATTATTTAATCTACCGCTTTTTTTCCATATATCAGAAGGTTGCATTATAGGTATTAAAATTTCTAGCGCTCCTATTTTATTC
It encodes the following:
- a CDS encoding proline--tRNA ligase, with the translated sequence MFITKYLISTLKEIPSHTYTVSHKLMIKAGLIRQLASGLYTWLPTGLLVLKKIKNIIHEEMNKIGALEILIPIMQPSDIWKKSGRLNNYGDELIKFKDRNNRSFILSPTNEETITHLIKNEIKSYKSLPIHLYQIQTKFRDEIRPKSGTIRLREFIMKDSYSFHNNYKSLKSTYYLMHKTYKKIFNFIGLKFTKTKASTGNIGGNISHEFQAFSKNGDNKIVITKPSNYVSSIELTDSIRNINKYSLPFTNISYIYTNNIKNINELSYKINVSIKKIIKIFIVKGSKKKKPLIAILIRSDHSLNIIKTEKINSIFSPLYILNDEEIYNYLGVKSIFLGPLGLKIPIIADFTLLKINDFISGSNIKNKFLIGINWKRDLPLPIFKNIRNVVEGDIHLDNKEIIYIKNSIEIGHIFMLGNKYSKIMKSNFQNKLGKKENLIMGCYGIGVTRIISAIIEQNYDKDGIIWPISISPFKIAIIPINMHNYSKVKKISKLLYILLKKYKLEVIFDDRKESPMVMIKDIKLIGIPYIIIINNYNIKKKKIEYINRISNEKKIIYIKDILNFFLNI